A single Epinephelus lanceolatus isolate andai-2023 chromosome 22, ASM4190304v1, whole genome shotgun sequence DNA region contains:
- the LOC117272842 gene encoding myeloid-associated differentiation marker homolog codes for MPLIVFPTSQLLWVRVAALVFTCVAFSVAAHGASHGGMADWCIFCWAFSFTCTLLVLLVEQCGLQARAPVSWSNFPITVACYAALLCLSASVIFPLFFLKDQQRISKDTRDYNIAATVFSCLAAVTYMVEVSLTKARPGEVAGYMATAPGLMKVCQTFVACIIFILVSNPVSYDHHPALKWCMAVYCICFILSMAVVVLCVGECTGYLPIPFSKFLSAYGLLAVIMYLTATIIWPIFQFDRKYQYGGQVSSKLIAVAVLTALNFLLYLADLAYTARLVFVSA; via the coding sequence ATGCCACTGATTGTGTTTCCCACCTCCCAGCTTCTATGGGTGCGTGTAGCCGCCCTGGTGTTCACTTGCGTGGCGTTCAGTGTCGCAGCACACGGAGCCTCTCATGGAGGTATGGCTGACTGGTGCATCTTCTGCTGGGCGTTCAGCTTCACCTGCACCCTGCTGGTCCTGCTGGTGGAGCAGTGTGGCCTCCAGGCCCGAGCCCCAGTGTCTTGGTCCAATTTCCCCATCACAGTTGCCTGCTACGCCGCCTtgctctgcctctctgcctctgtcatCTTCCCACTTTTTTTCCTTAAGGACCAGCAGCGGATCTCCAAGGATACTCGCGACTATAACATCGCCGCCACTGTCTTCTCCTGCCTGGCAGCGGTGACCTACATGGTGGAGGTGAGCCTTACGAAAGCGAGGCCAGGAGAAGTGGCGGGTTACATGGCTACAGCTCCAGGCCTGATGAAGGTGTGCCAGACCTTTGTGGCCTGTATTATCTTCATCCTGGTCAGCAACCCTGTGTCATATGATCACCATCCGGCTCTGAAGTGGTGCATGGCCGTGTACTGCATCTGCTTCATCCTCTCCATGGCTGTGGTAGTGCTGTGTGTGGGCGAGTGCACCGGCTATCTCCCCATCCCCTTCTCCAAGTTCCTGTCAGCTTACGGGCTCCTGGCTGTTATCATGTACCTTACAGCTACCATCATCTGGCCCATATTCCAGTTTGACAGAAAGTACCAGTATGGAGGCCAAGTGTCGTCAAAACTGATCGCTGTGGCAGTGCTCACTGCCCTCAACTTCCTGCTTTACCTCGCTGACCTGGCCTACACTGCCAGACTGGTGTTTGTCAGTGCCTGA